From Juglans regia cultivar Chandler chromosome 8, Walnut 2.0, whole genome shotgun sequence, the proteins below share one genomic window:
- the LOC109014492 gene encoding uncharacterized protein LOC109014492 isoform X2, with the protein MAEETETMSSHTHQPPPSSSSESTTTTASTQKSHSEGIPTQSQVPVFSGFPASPNGDFQMFPVMYPALVPGLNTFQNQEQINRGAGIYAVPVFPYMVPVAGLPSNTLIPLTYNIPTQSPEARALGEEHGQVGQQQHQQQQHAPQRQVVVRRFQIAFQLDLLLIVKLAAVIFLFNQDGSKQRLVALLFFASLIYLYQTGALTPIVRWLSQGMQRAAAPPHPPRPAVRAENVPAAARQGVENAAVAEGQPGDHVEHQPANDGNQAVENENVAEPGGGDRANNWWGIVKEIQMIVFGFITSLLPGFHNID; encoded by the exons ATGGCTGAAGAGACCGAAACTATGTCGTCACACACTCATCAGCctcctccttcttcctcttctgaaTCGACTACTACCACTGCATCCACCCAGAAATCTCACTCCGAAGGCATTCCCACCCAATCGCAG GTTCCAGTATTTTCTGGTTTTCCAGCTTCCCCAAATGGTGATTTTCAGATGTTCCCAGTCATGTACCCTGCACTTGTACCAGGCTTGAATACTTTTCAAAATCAGGAACAGATTAATCGCGGGGCCGGCATTTATGCTGTTCCTGTTTTCCCATATATGGTGCCTGTTGCTGGACTTCCATCAAACACTCTTATTCCTCTGACCTACAACATACCCAC ACAAAGTCCTGAAGCTAGGGCTTTGGGAGAAGAGCATGGGCAGGTGGGGCAGCAGCAGCACCAACAGCAGCAGCATGCACCTCAAAGACAAGTCGTTGTTAGAAGATTTCAAATAGCTTTTCAGCTTGATTTGTTGCTTATAGTAAAGCTGGCAGCAGTAATCTTTTTATTCAATCAAGATGGATCGAAACAGAGGCTTGTTGCCCTGTTGTTTTTTGCTTCACTTATCTactt GTACCAAACTGGAGCTCTGACGCCGATAGTTAGATGGCTTTCACAAGGCATGCAGAGGGCAGCTGCCCCCCCCCATCCACCAAGACCTGCTGTCAGGGCTGAGAATGTTCCGGCTGCTGCAAGACAGGGAGTTGAGAATGCTGCTGTAGCAG AAGGTCAACCTGGAGATCATGTCGAGCATCAGCCTGCAAATGATGGGAATCAAGCAGTCGAGAATGAGAATGTGGCAGAACCTGGTGGCGGTGATCGAGCTAATAATTGGTGGGGGATTGTGAAGGAGATCCAGATGATTGTCTTCGGTTTTATTACTTCCCTTCTCCCAGGCTTCCACAACATAGATTAA
- the LOC109014784 gene encoding subtilisin-like protease SBT2.6, protein MWVSELGCAVLVLFTVLTIGKAEIYIATIEGEPIISYKGGVDGFEAIAVESDEKIDTTSEMVTSYARHLEKKHDMLLGMLFEHGTYKKLYSYRHLINGFAVHISPEQAEILRRAPGVRSVERDWKVRKLTIHTPQFLGLPTGVWPTGGGFDKAGENIVIGFVDSGIYPHHPSFATYNTEPYGPVPKYRGKCELDPDTKRDFCNGKIIGAQHFAEAAIAAGQFNPSVDFASPMDGDGHGSHTAAIAAGNNGIPVRMHGHEFGKASGMAPRARIAVYKALYRYFGGYVADVVAAIDQAVYDGVDILNLSVGPNSPPADTKITFLNPFDATLLSAVKAGVFVAQAAGNGGPFSKTLVSYSPWIASVAAAIDDRRYKNHLTLGNGKILAGIGLSPATDPNQSFTLVAANDVLLDSSVMKYSPADCQRPEVLNKNLVQGNILLCGYSFNFVVGSASVKKVAETAKSLGAIGFVLAVENVSPGTKFDPVPIGIPGILITDVSKSLDLIDYYNISTPRDWTGRVKSFKATGSIGDGLMPILHKSAPQVALFSARGPNIKDFSFQDADLLKPDILAPGSLIWAAWSPNGTDEPNYVGEGFALISGTSMAAPHIAGIAALVKQKHPHWSPAAIKSALMTTSTTLDRAGRPLQAQQNSDKEVMTFVTATPFDYGSGHVNPRAALNPGLIFDAGYEDYLGFLCTTPGIDAHEIKNYTSSPCNYTMGHPWNLNTASITVSHLVRTQTVTRTVTNVAEEETYVIRTRMAPAIAIEASPRAMTLLPGASRKFSVTLTVRSVTGTYSFGEVLMQGSRGHKVRIPVVAMGYRR, encoded by the exons ATGTGGGTATCGGAGCTTGGGTGCGCTGTCCTAGTGCTATTTACTGTCTTGACTATTGGGAAGGCGGAGATTTACATAGCCACAATCGAAGGAGAGCCTATCATAAGTTACAAAGGCGGGGTTGACGGTTTTGAAGCCATAGCTGTGGAATCCGATGAGAAGATTGACACCACCAG TGAAATGGTTACATCCTACGCACGTCACCTTGAAAAGAAACATGATATGCTTCTTGGGATGCTGTTTGAGCATGGGACCTACAAGAAGCTCTATAGCTATCGACATCTCATAAATGGTTTTGCAGTTCACATTTCCCCTGAGCAG GCAGAAATCCTGAGACGTGCACCTGGTGTGAGATCTGTGGAGAGAGATTGGAAGGTGAGGAAACTTACAATACATACCCCACAGTTTTTGGGGCTTCCGACTGGAGTATGGCCAACGGGCGGTGGCTTTGATAAGGCTGGAGAAAACATTGTAATTGGATTTGTGGACTCAGGGATCTATCCTCACCATCCAAGCTTTGCGACCTATAATACTGAGCCATATGGACCTGTGCCAAAGTACAGAGGAAAATGTGAACTTGATCCTGACACTAAGAGGGATTTCTGCAATGGGAAGATTATTGGAGCACAGCATTTTGCTGAAGCTGCCATAGCTGCAGGGCAATTTAACCCTTCTGTTGATTTTGCTTCTCCTATGGATGGTGATGGACATGGGAG TCACACAGCAGCTATTGCAGCTGGAAATAATGGAATACCTGTTAGAATGCATGGCCATGAATTTGGGAAGGCAAGTGGAATGGCTCCCCGTGCCAG GATTGCTGTATACAAGGCACTCTACAGGTATTTTGGAGGGTATGTTGCGGATGTAGTTGCTGCAATAGATCAG GCTGTTTATGATGGGGTGGATATACTCAACCTCTCAGTAGGGCCAAACAGTCCTCCAGCAGACACCAAGATCACATTTTTAAATCCTTTTGATGCTACACTTCTTTCAGCTGTGAAAGCTGGTGTATTTGTGGCACAGGCAGCTGGAAATGGAGGCCCTTTTTCTAAAACTTTGGTTTCTTACAGCCCATGGATAGCATCTGTGGCAGCTGCAATTGATGATCGCAGATACAAAAACCATTTGACTCTTGGAAATGGAAAAATTCTAGCTGGGATTGGGTTGTCTC CTGCTACGgatcctaatcaatcatttACCTTGGTTGCTGCAAATGATGTACTGTTGGATTCTTCAGTAATGAAGTACAGCCCCGCAGACTGCCAGAGACCTGAGGTCCTAAACAAGAACTTGGTTCAGGGGAATATTCTTCTTTGTGGCTATTCATTTAACTTTGTTGTTGGTAGTGCATCGGTCAAGAAAGTCGCAGAAACAGCCAAGAGTCTTGGTGCCATTGGCTTTGTTTTAGCTGTGGAAAATGTTTCTCCAGGGACAAAATTTGATCCTGTTCCCATTGGCATTCCTGGGATTCTTATCACAGATGTTAGCAAGTCATTG GATCTTATAGACTATTACAACATCTCTACTCCAAGAGATTGGACTGGAAGAGTGAAGAGCTTCAAAGCCACTGGTAGCATTGGGGATGGGCTGATGCCTATACTCCATAAATCAGCACCCCAGGTGGCATTATTTTCTGCTCGGGGGCCCAACATAAAAGATTTCAGCTTCCAAGATGCAGATCTTCTCAAACCAGACATCCTAGCCCCTGGTTCTCTTATTTGGGCTGCTTGGTCTCCAAATGGCACGGATGAGCCTAACTATGTTG GAGAGGGATTTGCCTTGATATCTGGAACTAGCATGGCTGCACCACATATAGCAGGAATAGCTGCTCTTGTAAAGCAGAAGCACCCTCATTGGAGCCCTGCTGCCATCAAGTCAGCCTTGATGACAACTTCAACAACGTTGGACAGAGCAGGAAGACCTCTCCAAGCACAGCAAAATTCTGATAAAGAAGTCATGACGTTTGTTACTGCTACACCTTTTGATTATGGCAGTGGCCATGTCAATCCAAGAGCTGCTCTCAACCCTGGACTTATTTTTGACGCAG gatatGAGGATTACTTAGGGTTCCTATGCACGACCCCCGGAATTGATGCTCACGAGATAAAGAACTACACAAGCTCGCCCTGCAACTACACCATGGGCCACCCATGGAACCTCAACACGGCATCAATCACAGTCTCCCATCTTGTTAGAACTCAAACTGTTACTCGCACAGTCACGAATGTAGCCGAGGAAGAAACCTATGTAATCAGAACCAGAATGGCACCAGCCATTGCCATTGAAGCCAGCCCTCGAGCAATGACTCTGCTTCCCGGTGCATCACGAAAATTCTCAGTGACTCTCACTGTCAGGTCAGTGACTGGAACATACAGTTTCGGAGAGGTTTTAATGCAAGGCAGCCGAGGGCACAAGGTGAGGATCCCAGTGGTAGCTATGGGATACCGAAGATAG
- the LOC109014492 gene encoding uncharacterized protein LOC109014492 isoform X1 has product MAEETETMSSHTHQPPPSSSSESTTTTASTQKSHSEGIPTQSQVPVFSGFPASPNGDFQMFPVMYPALVPGLNTFQNQEQINRGAGIYAVPVFPYMVPVAGLPSNTLIPLTYNIPTRQSPEARALGEEHGQVGQQQHQQQQHAPQRQVVVRRFQIAFQLDLLLIVKLAAVIFLFNQDGSKQRLVALLFFASLIYLYQTGALTPIVRWLSQGMQRAAAPPHPPRPAVRAENVPAAARQGVENAAVAEGQPGDHVEHQPANDGNQAVENENVAEPGGGDRANNWWGIVKEIQMIVFGFITSLLPGFHNID; this is encoded by the exons ATGGCTGAAGAGACCGAAACTATGTCGTCACACACTCATCAGCctcctccttcttcctcttctgaaTCGACTACTACCACTGCATCCACCCAGAAATCTCACTCCGAAGGCATTCCCACCCAATCGCAG GTTCCAGTATTTTCTGGTTTTCCAGCTTCCCCAAATGGTGATTTTCAGATGTTCCCAGTCATGTACCCTGCACTTGTACCAGGCTTGAATACTTTTCAAAATCAGGAACAGATTAATCGCGGGGCCGGCATTTATGCTGTTCCTGTTTTCCCATATATGGTGCCTGTTGCTGGACTTCCATCAAACACTCTTATTCCTCTGACCTACAACATACCCAC CAGACAAAGTCCTGAAGCTAGGGCTTTGGGAGAAGAGCATGGGCAGGTGGGGCAGCAGCAGCACCAACAGCAGCAGCATGCACCTCAAAGACAAGTCGTTGTTAGAAGATTTCAAATAGCTTTTCAGCTTGATTTGTTGCTTATAGTAAAGCTGGCAGCAGTAATCTTTTTATTCAATCAAGATGGATCGAAACAGAGGCTTGTTGCCCTGTTGTTTTTTGCTTCACTTATCTactt GTACCAAACTGGAGCTCTGACGCCGATAGTTAGATGGCTTTCACAAGGCATGCAGAGGGCAGCTGCCCCCCCCCATCCACCAAGACCTGCTGTCAGGGCTGAGAATGTTCCGGCTGCTGCAAGACAGGGAGTTGAGAATGCTGCTGTAGCAG AAGGTCAACCTGGAGATCATGTCGAGCATCAGCCTGCAAATGATGGGAATCAAGCAGTCGAGAATGAGAATGTGGCAGAACCTGGTGGCGGTGATCGAGCTAATAATTGGTGGGGGATTGTGAAGGAGATCCAGATGATTGTCTTCGGTTTTATTACTTCCCTTCTCCCAGGCTTCCACAACATAGATTAA
- the LOC109015033 gene encoding uncharacterized protein LOC109015033, with product MGDPSFFDRMICDLRTTCKYYTGYPKDLGPSRVIHFTSEREFVQLLHEGHPVVVAFTIRGNYTKHLDKVLEEAAAKFYPNVKFMRVECPKYPGFCITRQRTEYPFIEIFHSPEQASNQGRAADPNVTKYSVKVLPFNYDPSAYGFREFFKRHGIRASEVK from the exons ATGGGAGATCCTTCATTTTTTGATCGAATGATCTGCGATCTCCGCACAACATGCAA gTACTATACTGGTTATCCAAAGGATCTTGGGCCATCACGGGTCATTCATTTTACGTCAGAACGTGAGTTTGTTCAGCTGCTTCATGAAGGTCATCCTGTTGTTGTTGCTTTTACCATCAG GGGTAATTATACAAAACATCTCGACAAAGTACTAGAAGAAGCTGCAGCCAAGTTTTATCCAAATGTTAAATTTATGCGC GTTGAGTGTCCAAAATATCCTGGGTTCTGCATAACGCGGCAGAGGACGGAATATCCattcattgaaatttttcatagTCCAGAACAG GCATCTAACCAGGGGAGGGCTGCTGATCCAAATGTTACAAAATACTCAGTGAAGGTTCTTCCT TTCAATTACGACCCCAGTGCCTACGGATTCAGAGAATTCTTCAAGCGCCATGGAATACGGGCATCAGAGGTGAAATAA
- the LOC109014492 gene encoding uncharacterized protein LOC109014492 isoform X3, protein MAEETETMSSHTHQPPPSSSSESTTTTASTQKSHSEGIPTQSQVPVFSGFPASPNGDFQMFPVMYPALVPGLNTFQNQEQINRGAGIYAVPVFPYMVPVAGLPSNTLIPLTYNIPTRQSPEARALGEEHGQVGQQQHQQQQHAPQRQVVVRRFQIAFQLDLLLIVKLAAVIFLFNQDGSKQRLVALLFFASLIYLYQTGALTPIVRWLSQGMQRAAAPPHPPRPAVRAENVPAAARQGVENAAVAERSSRYIWIFAELVALQISW, encoded by the exons ATGGCTGAAGAGACCGAAACTATGTCGTCACACACTCATCAGCctcctccttcttcctcttctgaaTCGACTACTACCACTGCATCCACCCAGAAATCTCACTCCGAAGGCATTCCCACCCAATCGCAG GTTCCAGTATTTTCTGGTTTTCCAGCTTCCCCAAATGGTGATTTTCAGATGTTCCCAGTCATGTACCCTGCACTTGTACCAGGCTTGAATACTTTTCAAAATCAGGAACAGATTAATCGCGGGGCCGGCATTTATGCTGTTCCTGTTTTCCCATATATGGTGCCTGTTGCTGGACTTCCATCAAACACTCTTATTCCTCTGACCTACAACATACCCAC CAGACAAAGTCCTGAAGCTAGGGCTTTGGGAGAAGAGCATGGGCAGGTGGGGCAGCAGCAGCACCAACAGCAGCAGCATGCACCTCAAAGACAAGTCGTTGTTAGAAGATTTCAAATAGCTTTTCAGCTTGATTTGTTGCTTATAGTAAAGCTGGCAGCAGTAATCTTTTTATTCAATCAAGATGGATCGAAACAGAGGCTTGTTGCCCTGTTGTTTTTTGCTTCACTTATCTactt GTACCAAACTGGAGCTCTGACGCCGATAGTTAGATGGCTTTCACAAGGCATGCAGAGGGCAGCTGCCCCCCCCCATCCACCAAGACCTGCTGTCAGGGCTGAGAATGTTCCGGCTGCTGCAAGACAGGGAGTTGAGAATGCTGCTGTAGCAG AAAGAAGTAGCAGGTACATATGGATATTTGCGGAACTAGTGGCGTTACAAATCAGCTGGTGA